In Oncorhynchus tshawytscha isolate Ot180627B unplaced genomic scaffold, Otsh_v2.0 Un_contig_14593_pilon_pilon, whole genome shotgun sequence, one genomic interval encodes:
- the papolg gene encoding poly(A) polymerase gamma, translated as MKEMSANSNSMHGGQQPQKHYGITSSISMAFPREVDHQYTHKLSEAMKPFGVFEDEDELNHRLAVLGKLNTFVKEWIAEISETKNLPPSAITNVGGKIFTFGSYRLGVHTKGADIDALCVSPRHVERTDFFDSFFAKLKLHEEIKDLRAVEDAFVPVIKFKFDGIEIDLLFARLALQSIPDNLDLRGDSHLRNLDIRCIRSLNGCRVTDEILYLVPNKENFRLTLRAIKLWAKRRGIYSNMLGFLGGVSWAMLVARTCQLYPNAVAATLVHKFFLVFSKWEWPNPVLLKQPEDSNLNLPVWDPRVNPSDRYHLMPIITPAYPQQNSTYNVSSSTRTIMSEEFKYGLSVTDDILQGKTDWSKLFQPPNFFLKYKHYIVLTASASTEENQLEWIGLVESKIRVLVGNLERNEYITLAHVNPTSFPGNKESCSENEFVSMWFIGIIFKKVENAESVNIDLTYDIQSFTDTVYRQANNINMLKDGMKIEATHVKKKQLHQYLPVELVQRKKRSIVELNRNSNGGSSKRSSLDGSQLDSSRDTDSGTPFSSPTSVCKPSRPAASDTDDSLTPPKLPASLFVENSSSVPDVSPPRADQEKGLSIPVIGSKSKPSAPTGPVGSTIPTVVGRSVVSLPGSTSTTEQNQNGSKRLHSPTLEDQSKRLKDSAEPLADVLTFKEPFPPSGDGREQGDGVQVVSPSAGSTIPTVVGRSVVPCLGSSRDTSSPTEQNQNGATAAAKRPHSPTQDGPPKRIRDPADLLECSVVTGHKEPFPLSSDGQEQGDGVNVESLGGVKAMPIPTIDTSRTQRLPSMELPDVTSPLPSSNHQRVVKNSIRLALNRHR; from the exons ATGAAAGAAATGTCAGC gaacagtaacagtatgcaTGGCGGGCAGCAGCCTCAGAAACACTATGGCATTACCTCATCCATTAGCATGGCCTTCCCCAGGGAGGTGGACCATCAGTACACACACAAGCTCAGCGAGGCCATGAAACCCTTTGGGGTGTTTGAGGATGAGGATGAACTCAACCACAG ACTCGCAGTTCTTGGGAAGTTGAATACATTTGTCAAGGAATGGATTGCCGAGATCAGTGAAACAAAG AACCTCCCACCATCGGCGATAACCAATGTGGGGGGAAAGATCTTCACCTTTGGGTCTTACCGGCTTGGAGTTCACACTAAAG GGGCGGATATTGATGCCTTGTGTGTATCGCCGCGGCACGTGGAGAGGACAGACTTCTTCGACTCATTCTTTGCAAAGCTCAAACTGCACGAAGAGATCAAAGACCTACGG GCGGTGGAGGATGCCTTTGTACCTGTGATCAAATTCAAGTTTGACGGCATCGAG ATTGACCTGCTGTTTGCGCGGCTGGCTCTGCAGTCCATCCCAGATAACCTGGATCTGAGAGGAGACTCCCACCTGAGGAACCTGGACATCCGCTGCATCCGCAGCCTCAATG gctgCAGAGTGACAGATGAGATCCTGTACTTGGTACCAAACAAGGAGAACTTCAGACTAACCCTGAGGGCCATCAAGCTGTGGGCTAAAC gCCGTGGGATCTACTCCAACATGTTGGGCTTCCTGGGTGGAGTCTCCTGGGCCATGCTGGTAGCCAGGACCTGCCAGCTCTACCCCAACGCTGTGGCCGCCACTCTCGTACACAAGTTCTTCCTCGTCTTCTCCAAATG GGAATGGCCAAATCCTGTGCTTTTGAAACAGCCCGAAGACAGCAATCTGAATCTACCTGTTTGGGATCCACGA GTGAATCCGTCAGACCGGTACCACCTGATGCCCATCATCACGCCAGCCTACCCCCAGCAGAACTCTACCTACAACGTCTCCTCTTCCACACGCACCATCATGAGCGAGGAGTTCAAATACG GTCTCAGTGTTACAGATGACATCCTTCAGGGGAAAACCGACTGGTCCAAACTGTTCCAGCCACCCAACTTCTTCCTGAAGTACAa GCATTATATTGTTCTGACTGCCAGTGCATCCACAGAAGAAAACCAATTAGAATG GATTGGTCTGGTGGAGTCTAAGATCCGTGTCCTGGTGGGGAACCTGGAGAGGAATGAGTACATCACCCTGGCACACGTCAACCCCACATCCTTCCCCGGGAACAAGGAGAGCTGTAGCGA GAACGAGTTTGTCTCCATGTGGTTCATTGGAATCATCTTTAAGAAAGTGGAGAACGCAGAGAGCGTCAACATCGACCTGACCTACGACATCCAGTCCTTCACAGATACag TTTACAGGCAGGCCAACAACATCAACATGCTGAAGGATGGGATGAAGATCGAAGCGACACACGTGAAGAAGAAGCAGCTCCACCAGTACCTTCCTGTTGAGCTGgtgcagaggaagaagagg AGCATAGTGGAGCTGAACCGGAACTCCAACGGCGGGAGTTCCAAGCGGTCCTCTCTCGACGGCAGTCAGCTGGACAGTTCCAGAGACACTGACTCCGGGACTCCCTTCAGCTCTCCCACCTCCGTCTGCAAGCCGTCCAGGCCGGCTGCCTCAGACACAGACGACAG TTTGACACCCCCCAAGCTGCCAGCCTCTCTGTTTGTGGAGAACAGCTCCTCGGTGCCAGACGTCTCTCCACCCAGGGCTGATCAGGAGAAGGGGTTGTCCATCCCCGTCATTGGATCAA agTCCAAGCCCTCTGCCCCAACGGGCCCAGTCGGTAGCACCATTCCTACAGTAGTGGGTAGGAGCGTGGTCTCTCTCCCTGGCAGTACCagcactacagagcagaaccagaaCGGCTCCAAGAGACTCCACTCCCCTACGCTGGAGGATCAGTCCAAGAGGCTGAAAGACAGCGCAGAGCCG CTGGCTGATGTCTTGACCTTCAAGGAGCCGTTCCCTCCGTCTGGCGACGGCAGGGAGCAAGGGGACGGAGTCCAAGTG GTGAGTCCTTCAGCAGGCAGCACCATTCCTACAGTAGTAGGCAGGAGCGTTGTACCCTGCCTGGGCTCCTCTAGAGATACATCCAGCCCGACAGAGCAGAACCAGAACGGAGCCACCGCTGCAGCCAAGAGACCTCACTCCCCCACACAGGACGGACCCCCCAAGAGGATACGAGACCCTGCAGATCtg ctGGAATGCAGTGTCGTCACCGGACACAAGGAGCCGTTCCCTTTGTCTAGCGACGGCCAGGAGCAAGGGGACGGAGTGAACGTT GAAAGTCTTGGAGGGGTAAAGGCTATGCCTATTCCAACTATCGACACATCAAGAACACAG AGACTTCCCAGTATGGAGCTGCCAGACgtgacctctcccctccccagcaGTAACCACCAGCGGGTGGTTAAGAACTCCATCAGACTAGCCCTCAACAGGCACAGGTAA